The Stygiolobus azoricus genome window below encodes:
- the cimA gene encoding citramalate synthase translates to MFTKSVEVLDTTLRDGAQTANISFTLNDKIRIALLLDELGINYIEGGWPGSNPKDEEFFKEIKKYSLIKAKVAAFGSTRRKEFPAKEDPSLNAIVKSDVEVAVLFGKSWTLHVTDVLKIGLKENLDLVYDSISYLKSHGLKVIFDAEHFYQGYKEDKDYALSVLKTAEDAGADVLVLADTNGGSLPHEVYTITADVVKNVKTKVGLHMHNDSGCAVANTLMGVLAGARHVQGTINGIGERTGNADLIQIIPNLALKMGFEVLRGKESLKRLKEVSRIVYEIAGLHPNPYQPYVGDFAFTHKAGVHADAVMKVSRAYEHIDPSLVGNTRRFVISEVSGSSNLITYLENVGIRVDKKDPKLRSALAKIKELENRGYSFDLAPASAILIALKELGLYQPLIKVDYWKVINERELAIAVVKVNGQLEVAEGVGPVHAVDIAMRKALQKVYPEIGKVKLTDYRVILPGEIKNTESVVRVTIEFTDNEKTWRTEGVSTSVIEASVMALIEGLDYYLQLNNKKLKVPEVNN, encoded by the coding sequence GTGTTTACGAAATCTGTTGAGGTATTGGATACTACATTAAGAGATGGAGCACAAACCGCAAATATCTCCTTTACTTTAAATGATAAAATAAGAATAGCCCTCTTGTTAGACGAGTTAGGCATAAATTATATAGAAGGGGGTTGGCCGGGTTCAAACCCTAAGGATGAGGAGTTCTTCAAAGAGATAAAGAAGTATAGTTTGATTAAAGCTAAGGTAGCAGCATTCGGAAGTACGAGAAGGAAGGAATTCCCTGCAAAGGAAGATCCCAGCCTGAATGCCATAGTCAAGTCTGATGTTGAAGTTGCTGTTCTTTTCGGAAAGTCTTGGACTCTTCACGTTACAGACGTTCTAAAGATAGGTTTAAAGGAAAACTTGGATTTAGTGTACGATAGTATCAGTTACTTAAAATCTCACGGACTAAAGGTAATATTCGATGCTGAGCACTTCTATCAAGGTTATAAGGAAGATAAAGACTACGCGTTGAGTGTGTTAAAGACTGCTGAAGATGCAGGAGCCGACGTACTTGTGTTAGCAGATACAAACGGGGGGAGTCTGCCTCACGAAGTCTATACAATAACTGCCGATGTGGTAAAAAACGTGAAGACTAAGGTCGGCTTACACATGCATAATGACTCTGGTTGTGCAGTAGCTAACACTTTAATGGGTGTTCTTGCTGGGGCGAGACACGTTCAAGGTACTATAAACGGTATAGGGGAAAGAACTGGAAATGCCGATCTAATCCAGATAATTCCTAATCTAGCCTTGAAGATGGGTTTCGAGGTCTTGAGAGGAAAAGAGAGTTTGAAGAGGTTAAAAGAGGTATCACGTATAGTTTACGAGATTGCCGGGTTACATCCGAACCCATATCAGCCTTATGTTGGTGATTTCGCCTTTACCCATAAGGCAGGAGTACACGCTGATGCAGTGATGAAAGTGAGTAGAGCTTATGAGCATATAGATCCCTCGTTAGTAGGAAACACAAGAAGGTTTGTAATATCTGAAGTCTCAGGCTCATCTAACTTAATAACTTATCTAGAAAATGTCGGAATAAGGGTGGACAAGAAAGATCCCAAGTTAAGGTCAGCCTTAGCAAAGATAAAAGAACTTGAAAACAGAGGGTATAGTTTTGATCTAGCTCCCGCATCGGCAATTCTAATAGCGTTAAAGGAGTTGGGGTTGTACCAACCACTTATAAAAGTAGATTACTGGAAAGTCATTAACGAGAGGGAATTGGCAATAGCAGTTGTAAAAGTAAACGGACAATTAGAAGTAGCAGAGGGGGTGGGTCCCGTACATGCAGTAGATATAGCCATGAGAAAAGCGTTGCAGAAAGTTTATCCTGAAATAGGTAAAGTTAAGCTGACCGATTATAGGGTTATACTTCCCGGAGAGATCAAAAATACAGAGAGTGTGGTAAGGGTCACTATCGAGTTTACGGATAATGAGAAGACGTGGAGGACCGAGGGAGTATCTACCAGTGTGATCGAGGCTAGTGTAATGGCATTAATTGAGGGGTTAGATTATTATTTGCAACTTAATAACAAGAAATTAAAAGTCCCTGAGGTTAATAATTAA
- a CDS encoding thiamine-phosphate synthase family protein, producing MDERAEVLKRLKEAVDIFTNNERSYLLIPEIRTNFGYALREAKTTEDVAAIPGRLTVAFNRVIYCLPPAFGASDHIARVIITAMKHEEEKRSAINLKYYEEIVRNLPSDDTYIFDRKQEPEESRKIEHHTMNFMVEMAYKKFGKIPQYIVDLGDLGKEPTIYVIDKDPVIVAEKSLKLLNFLSP from the coding sequence ATGGATGAAAGAGCGGAGGTCTTAAAAAGGTTAAAAGAAGCTGTAGATATTTTTACCAATAACGAAAGGTCTTATCTGTTAATCCCCGAAATACGTACAAATTTCGGTTATGCTTTGAGAGAGGCTAAAACTACTGAAGATGTAGCTGCGATTCCTGGTAGGCTCACTGTAGCTTTTAATAGGGTTATATACTGTTTACCTCCGGCATTTGGTGCTTCTGATCACATTGCTAGGGTTATAATAACAGCTATGAAACATGAGGAAGAAAAAAGGAGTGCAATAAACTTGAAGTATTACGAAGAAATAGTGAGGAATTTACCATCAGATGATACCTATATTTTTGATAGAAAACAAGAGCCCGAAGAAAGTAGAAAAATTGAACATCACACTATGAACTTCATGGTAGAAATGGCTTACAAGAAGTTCGGAAAAATCCCTCAGTATATCGTTGACTTAGGAGACTTAGGAAAGGAGCCAACAATATATGTTATTGATAAAGACCCAGTGATAGTTGCTGAGAAAAGCCTGAAGCTTTTGAACTTTCTCAGTCCTTAA
- a CDS encoding NfeD family protein, with protein sequence MVSHIAIPIILILVVILLLVLTGQYADPIVAVPSLAIVGFISYRIFYVVWKTRGRNLYTYTGKIGKALDDILPGKEGYILIEGERWLAISDEPISEGDEVIVIGMENLKLRVKKYTRVRA encoded by the coding sequence ATGGTAAGCCATATTGCAATACCCATAATTCTCATTCTCGTTGTGATCTTGCTCCTAGTGTTAACGGGACAGTACGCTGATCCAATCGTCGCAGTACCCTCACTAGCAATTGTAGGTTTCATATCTTATAGAATTTTTTACGTAGTTTGGAAGACAAGAGGAAGGAATTTGTATACATATACCGGTAAAATAGGTAAAGCATTAGACGATATCTTACCCGGAAAAGAAGGCTACATTTTAATTGAGGGTGAAAGGTGGCTAGCAATATCGGATGAACCAATATCAGAGGGGGATGAAGTGATAGTAATAGGAATGGAGAACTTAAAACTAAGGGTTAAGAAATATACTCGTGTTAGAGCTTGA
- a CDS encoding 4-hydroxybenzoate octaprenyltransferase, giving the protein MVHSWDPGGATESRSKVYIYFRFLRIEQTFFSLPMAYLGAFVAIKKIPPVSILFLIFLSLFFLRTAGMTNDNLADRDIDARNPRTRTRPLVTGKITVKEAKMLIVFSLLGFFVSAYFVNIYAFLLSPLVALVVMTYPYMKRYTAFANYHLATIQGLAIFSGAVASLGLYVHSFFTLLEGVPWFFVLSAIFWAVGFDLYNHIPDAEFDRNMGLHSFAVLLGNKALPFAGFNQILSVVLAFMGDIFYGLGYIAYIATVLHGLIMAYAYYLATKGNFGKAFYYNIYSSVVLGLGVILDVMLI; this is encoded by the coding sequence ATGGTTCACAGCTGGGATCCAGGTGGGGCTACTGAAAGTAGAAGTAAGGTATACATCTATTTCCGTTTCTTAAGAATAGAACAGACATTTTTCAGTTTACCTATGGCATATTTAGGTGCTTTTGTCGCAATAAAGAAAATTCCTCCAGTTTCAATATTATTCTTGATCTTTCTGTCATTATTTTTCCTCAGAACTGCTGGAATGACTAATGATAACTTAGCCGATCGTGATATAGATGCTAGAAATCCGAGAACTAGGACGAGGCCTCTAGTTACTGGAAAGATAACGGTCAAGGAAGCTAAAATGTTAATTGTATTCTCACTTTTGGGGTTTTTCGTGTCTGCTTATTTTGTAAACATTTACGCCTTCCTGCTCTCCCCCCTTGTAGCCTTAGTTGTTATGACCTATCCTTATATGAAGAGATATACCGCTTTCGCAAATTATCACTTAGCTACTATTCAAGGGTTAGCTATATTCAGCGGTGCCGTGGCTTCTCTAGGACTATACGTTCACTCCTTTTTCACACTTTTAGAGGGGGTGCCGTGGTTTTTTGTTCTATCTGCAATATTCTGGGCTGTAGGATTTGATTTATATAATCATATACCCGATGCGGAGTTTGACAGAAATATGGGTCTTCACAGTTTTGCTGTACTTTTGGGAAACAAGGCTCTGCCTTTTGCTGGTTTTAACCAGATATTGTCTGTAGTATTAGCATTTATGGGGGACATTTTTTACGGCTTAGGATATATAGCCTATATAGCTACTGTTTTACACGGGCTAATAATGGCGTATGCATACTACCTTGCTACTAAAGGGAATTTCGGGAAAGCTTTCTATTATAATATATACTCTTCGGTAGTTCTGGGATTGGGTGTAATATTAGATGTGATGCTAATTTAA
- a CDS encoding PadR family transcriptional regulator, with protein MKRVTIERMKRGALRFMVLSSLTEKPMYVYEIIKSIEGKTNGIYKPSPGSIYPVLRTLIKQNLVKVEEREEKKIYILTEEGRKKFEEMKAEKELLVDDNPLKRKILDSLFEIGFILYKHRKKLDERKMQQVIEILEKCKQNVDDLFKD; from the coding sequence ATGAAAAGAGTAACGATAGAGCGTATGAAAAGAGGAGCATTACGATTTATGGTTCTCTCATCCCTCACTGAAAAACCCATGTATGTTTATGAAATTATAAAAAGCATAGAAGGGAAGACAAACGGTATATATAAGCCAAGCCCTGGCTCTATTTATCCAGTCCTGAGAACTTTGATCAAACAGAATTTAGTTAAAGTAGAAGAGAGAGAAGAAAAAAAGATATATATCTTAACAGAAGAAGGAAGGAAAAAGTTCGAGGAGATGAAAGCTGAAAAAGAATTACTAGTAGACGATAATCCATTGAAGAGAAAAATATTGGACTCACTATTCGAAATAGGTTTTATCCTATACAAACATAGAAAAAAACTAGACGAGAGAAAAATGCAACAAGTTATCGAGATCCTTGAGAAATGTAAACAAAACGTGGACGACCTTTTTAAGGACTGA
- a CDS encoding slipin family protein encodes MSVSLIGDIIGIIFLLIIVIILLTLSLRVIAEWQKAVVLRLGRVLGVKGPGLIFLIPFVDKPMVIDLRIVNVDVPPQTIVTKDNVTVTIDAVVYYKVIDPLKAVVSVSNYQTAVLNISQTSLRDIIGQMELDEILSKREEINKKLQAILDEVTEGWGIKVTNVTVRDIRLSQELLSAMAEQAKAERLRRAKIILSEGERQAASILSEASTFYQNNPVALQLRFLEMLSDISQRGNMVIVVPAGQELYSALSVLKAKPNT; translated from the coding sequence ATGAGCGTGTCATTAATAGGAGATATTATAGGAATCATCTTCCTGCTAATAATTGTTATTATACTTTTAACATTATCTCTTCGTGTTATTGCCGAATGGCAAAAAGCAGTGGTATTAAGGCTTGGCAGAGTATTAGGAGTCAAGGGACCAGGATTAATATTTCTAATACCATTTGTTGATAAGCCCATGGTAATAGACTTAAGAATAGTTAACGTTGACGTACCTCCTCAGACGATAGTTACAAAAGATAACGTTACGGTTACAATAGACGCTGTAGTGTATTACAAGGTAATAGATCCCTTAAAAGCCGTAGTCTCTGTAAGTAACTATCAAACCGCTGTCTTGAATATATCTCAGACCTCTTTAAGGGATATAATAGGACAGATGGAACTAGACGAGATTTTAAGTAAGAGGGAAGAAATAAACAAGAAGCTTCAAGCTATTCTCGATGAAGTAACAGAAGGATGGGGTATAAAAGTAACGAATGTGACTGTTAGGGACATAAGGTTATCTCAAGAACTATTATCTGCTATGGCTGAACAAGCTAAGGCAGAGAGGCTTAGAAGGGCTAAGATAATTCTGAGTGAAGGAGAGAGACAAGCGGCATCTATATTATCTGAAGCCTCGACATTTTATCAGAATAATCCCGTAGCTTTACAGTTAAGGTTCTTAGAGATGCTTTCAGACATTTCCCAAAGAGGTAATATGGTAATTGTAGTTCCAGCAGGTCAAGAACTCTATTCAGCTCTATCGGTATTAAAGGCAAAGCCAAATACTTAG
- a CDS encoding thermopsin family protease, which translates to MKLLSIFLIIILIAPIALALEFHSQSQIAYPVGMSFFPLTSIYYTDEVVGVVNITSMYIGSSYFPNGQYFTYGNASLQLNAMVDGLYWAQDVALFHQVNNGTFDVTFVVNVWDLSGPFTTNISSGVVSTYQGLGVICYLGPTFKVNTPFSLALFMTVNSTYLDFGYALGNNVSIYYRVPIGGLFQIGGLSIRGIPNDLELVFGGPGGGSVVQMYVHGTEELYYKTDNKLEIVPQAFSVGLDTAESAIGINSSSNLTDICAPYTELSYGKAELKVLWPVKPQLEVENNGSKIFVKLSYNGKPLDWQKIELEKFSFPSILTTVGTNITNSSGVVEFNYNLSTYVIYFPGNFSLASTYYVSVPYISSLSSVLKSTYNQLANFIAHYNFKKTISSFFGNKSDTVKYSAQVSINYVLLLYILAFSIGVVISAILLKFKH; encoded by the coding sequence GTGAAACTTTTATCAATATTTTTGATAATTATTCTAATAGCACCTATAGCCTTAGCTTTAGAATTTCATTCTCAGTCCCAAATAGCTTACCCAGTTGGTATGTCATTTTTTCCTTTAACGTCGATATACTATACTGATGAAGTTGTAGGGGTTGTTAATATCACCTCGATGTATATAGGTAGTAGTTATTTCCCTAATGGCCAATACTTCACATACGGGAACGCGTCTTTGCAGCTAAACGCTATGGTAGATGGGTTATATTGGGCACAAGACGTTGCTCTCTTTCATCAAGTTAATAATGGTACCTTTGACGTAACATTTGTCGTTAATGTATGGGACTTAAGCGGCCCCTTCACTACCAATATTAGCAGTGGGGTCGTATCTACTTATCAAGGACTAGGTGTTATCTGTTATCTAGGCCCTACTTTCAAGGTTAATACTCCCTTTTCCCTCGCACTCTTTATGACGGTTAACTCAACTTATTTAGACTTCGGATATGCATTAGGGAATAACGTGTCGATATACTATCGTGTACCTATAGGGGGTCTGTTTCAGATAGGGGGTTTGTCGATTAGGGGAATTCCTAACGATCTTGAGTTGGTGTTTGGCGGACCTGGTGGAGGAAGTGTAGTGCAGATGTACGTCCATGGTACAGAGGAGCTATATTATAAGACAGATAATAAACTTGAAATAGTTCCTCAAGCGTTCTCCGTAGGTCTCGATACGGCAGAAAGTGCAATTGGTATAAACTCCTCATCAAATTTAACAGACATATGTGCCCCCTATACAGAACTAAGTTACGGTAAGGCCGAGCTAAAAGTATTATGGCCAGTTAAACCTCAACTAGAAGTTGAAAATAATGGATCAAAAATTTTCGTAAAACTAAGCTATAATGGGAAACCTCTGGATTGGCAAAAAATAGAGTTAGAAAAGTTCTCGTTCCCTTCAATTCTCACGACAGTTGGGACAAATATTACGAACTCAAGCGGGGTCGTAGAGTTTAACTATAACTTAAGTACTTATGTAATATATTTTCCAGGTAACTTTAGTTTAGCGTCAACTTATTATGTTTCGGTTCCTTATATTTCTTCGCTTTCTTCAGTCTTAAAATCCACTTATAACCAGTTGGCTAACTTCATTGCTCATTATAATTTTAAGAAGACAATATCTTCATTTTTCGGTAATAAATCTGATACAGTTAAATATTCCGCGCAAGTATCAATAAATTACGTTTTGTTGCTCTATATTCTAGCTTTCAGTATAGGAGTCGTTATATCAGCTATACTATTAAAATTTAAACACTGA
- a CDS encoding class II glutamine amidotransferase produces MIHPSGCGVLGVLRKKNAPRIKGEVVVRGIERVRYRGSDRGAGFAVFDKSSNNKYLVKVFFERDPSQLESIFASHGIKVKSREIEYMDGDVCDCKYEITISDLTQLRKAFRNINEIMWKQGRMGRIYSIGSSLKVYKGVGYPRDVAITYKVEELEGDLWLAHTRQPTNSPGHYPYWSHPFSSFNIAIVHNGDVSSFGANLEFLMERGWEGMVGTDSEVIAFLFEELLSEGFTVEEATRILVNPSRRFSVINKELDYYYRNARLDGPFTAVIGYDSGDDLYLIALADRSKFRPAIIGEDESYYYVASEENEIREISPKAKVWTLKPGSYFIASLNKGVIEYGRDEEERSSFSPPPIFVPEKYDIDAKNVNYNELNRLIASVVKNEGKKEVTVANVMGHRFIGISFKRLGINGIRVNLYGVVGNAMANLNENNEFYVYGNVADDCCDTMHGGKVVIYGDARDVLAQTLQNGKVFVKGNAGNRVGIQMREYKDRRPYLVIGGMVDDYLGEYMAGGVIVVLGTNVRREPVGNFVGTGMVGGRIYIRGKVSPSKIGLQPPKVEVVRLLKALLLENLISEEEFESLLEREYIEIMDLLKGKAKEYAKRLFEEKVGIPEFEYRELSEAEYKELLPVLQEFSKDIGSDYTEILKEKFTVIKARGRK; encoded by the coding sequence ATGATCCATCCATCAGGTTGTGGTGTTTTAGGCGTATTAAGGAAGAAAAACGCACCGAGGATTAAGGGCGAAGTGGTGGTAAGGGGAATAGAAAGAGTAAGATATAGGGGGAGTGATAGGGGCGCAGGCTTTGCAGTATTTGATAAGAGTTCTAATAATAAATATTTGGTTAAGGTGTTCTTTGAGAGGGATCCTTCCCAACTCGAATCCATATTTGCTTCTCACGGAATTAAGGTAAAGTCCCGTGAGATCGAGTATATGGATGGGGACGTTTGTGATTGTAAATATGAGATAACGATTTCAGATTTGACTCAGTTAAGGAAGGCCTTTAGAAACATAAACGAGATAATGTGGAAGCAAGGTAGGATGGGGAGAATATATAGTATAGGTTCGTCTTTAAAGGTTTATAAGGGGGTAGGATATCCCAGAGATGTAGCGATTACTTACAAGGTAGAAGAGTTAGAAGGAGACTTATGGTTAGCTCATACGAGACAACCTACGAACTCACCCGGTCATTATCCTTATTGGTCTCATCCCTTCTCGTCCTTTAATATAGCAATAGTTCATAACGGTGATGTAAGCTCGTTTGGTGCCAATTTAGAGTTCTTAATGGAGAGAGGATGGGAGGGAATGGTCGGTACTGATAGCGAGGTAATCGCTTTTCTCTTCGAGGAGTTGTTGAGCGAGGGGTTTACGGTGGAAGAGGCTACGAGAATTTTAGTAAATCCCTCAAGGAGGTTTTCGGTGATAAACAAGGAGTTAGATTACTATTATCGTAATGCTAGGCTTGATGGGCCTTTCACAGCAGTAATAGGTTACGATTCTGGTGACGATCTTTATTTAATAGCATTAGCTGACAGGTCTAAGTTCAGGCCTGCTATAATAGGTGAAGACGAGAGCTATTATTATGTTGCCAGTGAAGAAAACGAGATTAGGGAGATAAGTCCTAAGGCTAAGGTTTGGACTTTGAAGCCTGGCTCGTATTTTATTGCCTCTCTTAATAAAGGTGTAATAGAGTACGGGAGGGATGAAGAGGAGAGGAGTTCGTTTTCTCCTCCTCCAATATTTGTACCTGAGAAGTATGATATTGACGCTAAGAATGTTAACTATAATGAACTAAACAGATTGATCGCATCGGTGGTAAAGAATGAGGGCAAAAAAGAGGTAACTGTGGCTAATGTAATGGGTCACAGGTTTATAGGAATTAGCTTTAAGCGTTTGGGAATTAACGGAATCAGGGTGAATTTATACGGAGTTGTAGGTAACGCTATGGCTAACTTAAACGAGAATAACGAGTTTTATGTTTATGGGAATGTAGCTGACGACTGTTGTGATACAATGCACGGAGGAAAGGTAGTTATATATGGTGATGCGAGGGACGTTTTGGCTCAAACTTTACAAAATGGTAAAGTGTTTGTAAAGGGTAATGCTGGGAACAGAGTTGGAATCCAGATGCGTGAGTATAAGGACAGAAGACCTTACCTAGTGATCGGGGGTATGGTGGACGATTATCTCGGGGAGTATATGGCTGGCGGTGTAATAGTAGTTCTAGGGACCAACGTGAGGCGTGAACCGGTAGGGAATTTTGTAGGAACCGGAATGGTTGGCGGTAGAATATACATAAGGGGTAAGGTTTCCCCGTCTAAAATAGGGCTACAACCACCTAAGGTCGAAGTAGTTAGGTTGTTAAAAGCGCTATTACTAGAAAACTTAATTAGTGAGGAAGAGTTTGAGTCTTTACTAGAACGTGAATATATAGAGATAATGGACTTGCTTAAGGGAAAAGCTAAAGAGTACGCCAAGAGATTGTTCGAAGAGAAAGTAGGAATACCTGAGTTTGAGTATAGGGAGCTTAGTGAGGCGGAGTATAAAGAGTTGTTACCCGTTTTGCAAGAGTTCTCAAAGGATATTGGTTCTGATTATACTGAAATATTAAAGGAGAAGTTTACGGTAATAAAAGCTAGGGGTAGGAAATGA
- a CDS encoding ABC transporter substrate-binding protein, which translates to MRKVYNEILDEFVSVPDRIERIVSLDPATTEVLFMMGLGDKIIATDAFSYRPEEARKKPKIGSYTHVNENFLEENKPDIIFTTTGAQKELTKRLINKGYTVYPLGVTNSVFRIITNVEIISLVTGAKERGRELAGYLVDTLVRYKKKDVKNRVNVYVEFDLGGVITPGYPTHVSDAISLVGGKNIFDDKDEAYFTPRDDEVLSRDPDLIIYEPKRLTDYEKERFQRRMRERGLEELVKKKKVVFTVGDFLAHQGPSFIIDGIKFLYESVNGFK; encoded by the coding sequence ATGAGAAAAGTGTATAATGAGATCCTTGATGAGTTTGTTTCTGTACCCGATAGGATTGAAAGGATTGTAAGTCTTGATCCCGCAACTACAGAAGTGCTGTTTATGATGGGGTTAGGAGATAAAATAATAGCTACTGATGCTTTCAGTTACAGGCCTGAGGAAGCTAGAAAAAAGCCTAAGATCGGTAGCTATACTCATGTTAACGAGAATTTTCTTGAGGAGAATAAGCCGGATATTATTTTTACGACTACTGGTGCCCAAAAGGAGCTTACTAAGAGATTAATCAATAAGGGATATACTGTGTATCCGTTAGGTGTGACTAACTCAGTGTTCAGGATAATCACTAACGTAGAAATAATCTCGTTAGTAACTGGGGCTAAAGAAAGAGGTAGAGAACTCGCAGGATATTTAGTTGATACTCTAGTTAGATACAAAAAGAAGGATGTTAAGAATAGAGTGAATGTTTATGTAGAATTTGACTTGGGCGGTGTTATAACCCCAGGCTATCCTACTCATGTAAGTGACGCGATTAGCTTAGTAGGAGGCAAGAATATATTCGATGATAAGGACGAGGCTTATTTTACTCCTCGTGATGACGAGGTCTTGTCGAGAGATCCAGATTTGATAATATATGAACCGAAAAGGCTTACGGATTATGAAAAGGAGAGATTTCAAAGAAGGATGAGAGAAAGAGGTTTAGAAGAGTTAGTTAAGAAGAAGAAAGTGGTCTTCACTGTTGGTGACTTTTTAGCTCATCAGGGGCCTAGTTTCATTATTGATGGTATTAAGTTCCTTTACGAATCGGTTAATGGATTTAAATGA
- a CDS encoding gamma-glutamylcyclotransferase: protein MSRIPYLFVYGSLRFGFELNHFLRNSRFVGLGFAEGFKMYDLGNYPGVVKGDGIIHGEVYEVSNETLRILDQVEDFNGRPDDLYIREKIKVYFDYKRRYSIDNVNIYVYNQTIEGREVIEDGDYSKYAGMPVILNYFAYAENTNEEILKQRGVTKIFKKIPAILRGYKIVFNTPCRWGYCANLKTEEKGKVCGYIYLMLESELNSLDKAEKHLIRYMRDVVKVEDENNNVYFAYTYLSPSEEGEFEPSHEYVNYILQGIKSGWKNCISSGLEKYT, encoded by the coding sequence GTGAGTAGAATTCCGTATTTGTTCGTTTACGGTTCATTAAGATTCGGCTTTGAGCTAAATCATTTTTTAAGAAACTCTAGGTTTGTGGGGTTAGGGTTTGCCGAAGGCTTTAAGATGTACGATCTGGGAAATTACCCAGGTGTAGTTAAAGGAGATGGAATAATCCACGGAGAAGTTTATGAGGTTTCCAATGAAACTCTCAGAATACTCGACCAGGTCGAGGATTTTAACGGAAGGCCTGACGACTTGTATATAAGGGAGAAAATAAAGGTGTATTTTGATTATAAAAGAAGATACAGTATAGACAACGTGAACATTTATGTTTACAATCAAACTATAGAAGGAAGAGAAGTTATAGAGGATGGTGACTATTCAAAATATGCAGGAATGCCAGTAATATTAAATTATTTTGCATATGCTGAAAACACCAACGAAGAGATACTTAAACAGAGAGGTGTCACAAAGATTTTCAAAAAGATACCAGCAATACTCCGAGGCTATAAGATAGTATTTAACACACCTTGTAGATGGGGCTATTGTGCAAATTTGAAGACTGAAGAAAAAGGAAAAGTATGTGGTTATATATACCTCATGTTAGAGAGTGAGCTTAACTCATTAGATAAAGCTGAAAAGCACCTCATAAGGTATATGCGAGACGTGGTAAAAGTTGAAGATGAAAACAATAACGTTTACTTTGCTTATACATACTTGTCTCCATCTGAAGAAGGAGAATTCGAGCCATCACACGAGTACGTTAATTATATACTGCAAGGAATAAAAAGCGGATGGAAGAATTGTATCAGTAGTGGATTGGAAAAATACACGTGA